From a single Miscanthus floridulus cultivar M001 chromosome 8, ASM1932011v1, whole genome shotgun sequence genomic region:
- the LOC136472841 gene encoding cyclin-dependent kinase B2-1-like, whose translation MATIQHQAAAAVAPSTTTGGGQRAMDLYEKLEKVGEGTYGKVYRAREKATGRIVALKKTRLPEDDEGVPPTAMREVSLLRMLSQDPHVVRLLDLKQGVNKEGQTILYLVFEYMDTDLKKFIRGHRSNREKIPSATVKILMYQLCKGVAFVHGRGVLHRDLKPHNLLMDRKTMALKIADLGLSRAITVPVKKYTHEILTLWYRAPEILLGATHYSTPVDIWSVGCIFAELVTNQPLFPGDSELQQLLHIFKLLGTPNEELWPGVGKLPNWHEYPQWRPTKLSTLVPGLDADGYDLLEKMLEYEPAKRIPAKKALEHPYFNDVRKEMH comes from the exons ATGGCGACGATCCAGCACCAGGCGGCTGCGGCGGTGGCGCCGAGCACGACGACTGGCGGCGGGCAGCGCGCGATGGACCTGTACGAGAAGCTGGAGAAGGTCGGGGAGGGGACGTACGGGAAGGTGTACAGGGCGCGGGAGAAGGCGACGGGCCGGATCGTGGCGCTGAAGAAGACGCGGCTCCCCGAGGACGACGAGGGCGTGCCCCCGACCGCGATGCGGGAGGTCTCCCTGCTGCGGATGCTGTCGCAGGACCCGCACGTGGTGCGCCTGCTGGACCTCAAGCAGGGCGTCAACAAGGAGGGGCAGACCATTCTGTACCTCGTCTTCGAGTACATGGACACCGACCTGAAGAAGTTCATCCGCGGACACCGCAGCAACCGCGAGAAGATCCCCTCGGCCACCGTGAAG ATCCTCATGTACCAGTTGTGCAAGGGCGTAGCCTTCGTCCACGGCCGCGGGGTGCTGCACCGGGACCTCAAACCGCATAACCTGCTCATGGACCGCAAGACCATGGCGCTCAAGATCGCTGATCTCGGCCTCAGCCGCGCCATCACCGTCCCTGTCAAGAAGTACACCCACGAG ATTCTTACCCTCTGGTACAGGGCCCCTGAGATTCTCCTTGGCGCCACACACTACTCCACGCCTGTTGACATATGGTCTGTTGGGTGCATTTTCG CTGAGTTGGTTACCAACCAGCCACTTTTCCCTGGTGACTCCGAGTTGCAGCAGCTGCTCCACATCTTCAA GTTGCTGGGCACCCCGAATGAGGAGCTGTGGCCAGGCGTTGGCAAGCTGCCCAATTGGCACGAGTACCCCCAGTGGAGGCCGACGAAGCTGTCCACTCTTGTGCCCGGTCTTGACGCTGATGGTTATGATCTTCTTGAG AAAATGCTGGAGTACGAGCCGGCGAAGCGGATCCCGGCGAAGAAGGCCCTGGAACATCCCTACTTCAACGACGTGAGGAAGGAGATGCACTGA
- the LOC136472840 gene encoding psbP domain-containing protein 3, chloroplastic-like, which yields MAAVTSTASLCPAAAGGLSSSSPFSRKPSSKRLQQAASTVCHCRPARVEGLDRRDALLGIVLSTAVAPLLAPAGALADEATTESQEGFTTYEDEANKFSIQVPQGWLVGAGEASGIKSVTAFYPEQAAADSNVSVAITGIGPDFTSLKSFGDVDAFAEGLVNGLDRSWQRPPGLAAKLIDSRAANGLYYLEYTLQNPGERRRHIVSAIGMAFNGWYNRLYTVTGQYIDDDDSEKYRPQIEKAVRSFRLT from the exons ATGGCTGCCGTGACCAGCACCGCCTCCCTCTGCCCGGCCGCAGCCGGCGGCCTCTCTTCGTCGTCGCCGTTCTCGCGCAAGCCCAGCAGCAAGAGGCTGCAGCAGGCAGCATCAACGGTCTGCCACTGCCGCCCTGCACG GGTGGAAGGGCTGGACCGGAGGGACGCCTTGCTGGGCATCGTCCTCTCCACCGCGGTGGCGCCGCTGCTCGCCCCTGCCGGTGCTCTGGCGGACGAGGCCACCACCG AGTCGCAGGAGGGCTTCACTACCTACGAGGATGAGGCCAACAAGTTCAGCATTCAAGTTCCACAAG GCTGGCTGGTCGGCGCCGGCGAGGCCAGCGGCATCAAGTCCGTCACGGCGTTCTACCCCGAGCAGGCCGCCGCCGATTCCAACG TCAGCGTCGCCATCACCGGGATCGGGCCGGACTTCACCAGCCTCAAGTCCTTCGGCGACGTCGACGCCTTCGCCGAGGGCCTG GTGAACGGCCTGGACAGGAGCTGGCAGAGGCCGCCGGGGCTCGCCGCCAAGCTCATCGACTCCAGGGCAGCAAACG GCCTGTACTACCTGGAGTACACGCTGCAGAAccccggcgagcggcggcggcacaTCGTCTCGGCCATCGGGATGGCGTTCAACGGCTGGTACAACCGCCTCTACACGGTGACAGGCCAG TACATCGACGACGATGATTCGGAGAAGTACAGGCCACAGATAGAGAAG GCTGTCCGATCGTTCAGGCTCACATGA